The following are encoded together in the Mycolicibacterium arabiense genome:
- a CDS encoding helix-turn-helix domain-containing protein gives MAVADQAARRGDDPRSAVRAVHDLFVAGQIDASHLDTVPVRRVVAESWQRSLATGVDPDRGGAEQPATRTLDELRASHPLAPALPVIRRLLVRDASEAGVVVAVTAADGTLLWVEGDPHALRRAEAMNFAAGADWSERRAGTNAPGTALALDRELQIHGSEHFSRIVQPWSCTAVPVHDPVTGVLLGAIDLTGGAEVATAQTLALVRATAVAVENHLALLALTRQVAPLTTRPRLTVLGADRPRWTVTGADGRSHPSTLTGRHADILVLLSRHPEGVSADRLAMMLNDNDLDAVTIRAEVSRLRRVIGADRVASRPYRLLAPIDSDAADVLDALRRGDVAAAMNAYPGELLPQSVAPAIARLRTELSTSLRASVLATGSLALLRRWLDLPEGRDDREGWRILHDSAPGYSERATARGHLAGLDLDIG, from the coding sequence ATGGCCGTGGCCGACCAGGCAGCCCGCCGGGGAGACGACCCGCGTTCGGCCGTGCGCGCAGTACACGACCTCTTCGTCGCCGGGCAGATCGACGCCAGCCACCTCGACACCGTGCCCGTGCGCAGGGTCGTCGCGGAGAGTTGGCAGCGCAGCCTGGCCACCGGCGTCGACCCCGATCGTGGCGGCGCCGAGCAGCCGGCCACGCGCACACTCGACGAGCTGCGTGCCAGCCACCCGCTGGCACCGGCCCTGCCGGTGATCCGCAGGCTGCTCGTCCGCGACGCATCCGAGGCGGGCGTGGTCGTCGCCGTGACCGCCGCCGACGGAACGCTGCTGTGGGTCGAGGGCGATCCGCACGCGTTGCGACGGGCCGAGGCGATGAACTTCGCCGCAGGCGCCGACTGGAGCGAGCGGCGGGCGGGCACCAACGCGCCGGGTACCGCGCTGGCCCTCGATCGCGAGTTGCAAATCCATGGCTCCGAACACTTCTCGCGCATCGTGCAACCGTGGAGCTGTACCGCGGTGCCCGTGCACGACCCGGTCACCGGCGTCCTGCTCGGCGCCATCGACCTCACCGGCGGCGCGGAGGTCGCCACGGCGCAGACACTGGCACTGGTGCGCGCGACCGCCGTCGCCGTCGAGAACCACCTCGCCCTGCTCGCGCTGACCCGTCAGGTTGCGCCGCTCACGACCCGGCCGCGGCTCACCGTGCTGGGCGCGGACCGCCCGCGGTGGACCGTCACCGGCGCCGACGGCCGCTCGCACCCGTCGACCCTGACGGGCAGGCACGCCGACATCCTGGTGCTGCTGAGCCGCCATCCCGAGGGCGTCAGCGCCGACCGGCTCGCAATGATGTTGAACGACAACGACCTCGACGCCGTGACCATCCGCGCCGAGGTCTCGCGACTGCGCCGCGTCATCGGTGCCGACCGCGTGGCGTCGCGGCCCTACCGCCTGCTCGCCCCGATCGACTCCGACGCCGCCGACGTGCTCGACGCGTTGCGCCGCGGGGACGTGGCCGCCGCGATGAATGCCTACCCCGGCGAACTGCTCCCGCAGTCCGTCGCGCCTGCCATCGCCCGGCTGCGCACCGAACTGTCGACGAGCCTGCGCGCGTCCGTGCTCGCGACGGGCAGCCTCGCGCTCCTGCGCCGCTGGCTGGACCTGCCCGAGGGACGCGACGACCGCGAGGGCTGGCGCATCCTGCACGACAGCGCCCCCGGATACTCGGAGCGGGCGACGGCCCGCGGCCACCTGGCAGGCCTCGACCTCGACATCGGGTGA
- a CDS encoding WXG100 family type VII secretion target: MDPVLSYDFSQIEHTVRQQIHATSARFNAALDDLRAQIAPLTAVWTREAAEAYRIEQARWDQSAAALNDILFRLGNAVRDGADDVAATDRRAATAWGA, translated from the coding sequence GTGGACCCGGTTCTGTCATACGACTTCAGCCAGATCGAGCACACCGTCCGACAGCAGATCCACGCCACGTCGGCCCGGTTCAACGCTGCGCTGGACGACCTGCGCGCCCAGATCGCCCCACTGACCGCCGTGTGGACCCGCGAGGCGGCCGAGGCCTACCGCATCGAACAGGCGAGGTGGGACCAGTCGGCGGCAGCGCTCAACGACATCCTGTTCCGCCTCGGCAACGCCGTTCGCGACGGCGCCGACGACGTCGCGGCCACCGACCGCCGCGCCGCCACGGCCTGGGGCGCCTAG
- a CDS encoding WXG100 family type VII secretion target, with amino-acid sequence MTNPTGGALATDLDLMVTVASRIDARNDEVRAMLGSFIGQMTSVPASVWGGAAATRFAGVVERWHAESATLQTALARIAETMRLNERTLREAADTHADGIAAATAAL; translated from the coding sequence ATGACCAACCCCACCGGCGGCGCGCTGGCCACCGACCTCGACTTGATGGTCACCGTCGCCAGCCGCATCGACGCACGCAACGACGAGGTGCGGGCCATGCTCGGGTCGTTCATCGGCCAGATGACGAGCGTTCCAGCGTCGGTGTGGGGTGGGGCGGCGGCCACCCGGTTCGCCGGCGTCGTCGAGCGCTGGCACGCCGAGTCCGCGACTCTGCAGACCGCGCTCGCCCGCATCGCGGAGACCATGCGGCTCAACGAGCGCACCCTGCGGGAAGCCGCCGACACCCACGCCGACGGCATAGCGGCCGCGACCGCGGCCCTGTGA
- a CDS encoding type VII secretion-associated protein, whose protein sequence is MTAACVVLVGPTDVRSAHPLPPEAAEEAVACIDDRYALVDDAVVSVDDLWTDLLRRAAGPSPNEVELVVPSWWPSPRTDRVAAAAARAGLEARVLRRSELMRDNVSHVVEVAPELVVVHPPHGSPDVVARVAEPALVVDAVVDLLRHGDLVTVDDPVRDLGTEIAERLRAQHVEVVEFDDASLVDAAAPERPAEDRPSNRTRCRAVAALGAAATVAALATASLWPSDVERSPPRTWLAEGRVTLEVPADWVTERIVDGPGSARVRVSAPDDRRHAMHVTQSPVPIGQSLGAAAEVVRTALAEQPDGVFTEFEPSATVAGLPAITYRENRPGARVRWTLRLDGHVRIAIGCEAATDVPAPDEHCLHAIRTAREWA, encoded by the coding sequence GTGACGGCCGCGTGCGTCGTCCTCGTGGGCCCGACCGACGTCCGCAGTGCGCACCCCTTGCCTCCCGAGGCTGCCGAGGAGGCGGTGGCGTGCATCGACGACCGATACGCGTTGGTCGACGACGCCGTGGTGTCCGTCGACGACCTGTGGACCGATCTGCTGCGCCGCGCAGCGGGACCGTCGCCCAATGAGGTGGAGCTGGTCGTGCCGTCTTGGTGGCCGTCCCCACGGACCGACCGGGTCGCGGCCGCTGCGGCACGCGCCGGTCTCGAGGCACGCGTACTGCGCCGGTCAGAACTGATGCGGGACAACGTGTCCCATGTCGTCGAGGTGGCGCCCGAACTGGTCGTGGTGCACCCACCGCACGGCAGCCCCGACGTCGTCGCGAGAGTGGCAGAGCCCGCCCTGGTCGTCGATGCCGTCGTCGACCTGCTGCGCCACGGTGACCTCGTCACCGTCGATGATCCGGTGAGGGACTTGGGCACGGAGATCGCCGAGCGGCTACGGGCGCAACACGTCGAGGTCGTCGAGTTCGACGACGCGAGCCTCGTGGACGCGGCCGCGCCCGAACGCCCGGCCGAGGACCGTCCATCGAACCGCACGCGGTGTCGGGCAGTGGCAGCGCTCGGTGCGGCCGCCACGGTCGCCGCGCTCGCGACCGCGAGCCTCTGGCCGTCCGATGTCGAGCGGTCACCTCCGCGGACATGGCTCGCGGAGGGGCGCGTAACCCTGGAGGTTCCCGCCGACTGGGTGACCGAGCGAATCGTGGACGGACCGGGATCGGCGCGCGTGAGGGTCTCGGCTCCAGACGACCGGCGCCACGCCATGCACGTCACCCAGTCCCCGGTGCCCATCGGACAGTCCTTGGGCGCGGCGGCCGAGGTGGTCCGCACCGCGCTGGCTGAGCAGCCCGACGGGGTCTTCACCGAGTTCGAGCCGTCGGCGACCGTCGCGGGCCTGCCTGCCATCACCTACCGCGAGAACCGACCGGGTGCCCGGGTGCGGTGGACGCTGCGACTCGACGGCCACGTGCGCATCGCCATCGGCTGCGAGGCGGCGACCGACGTGCCCGCGCCGGACGAGCACTGCCTGCACGCGATCCGCACGGCACGCGAGTGGGCATGA
- the eccCa gene encoding type VII secretion protein EccCa, with protein MTAPPMDVGDVAVDAPPDVPRAAPANPLARLLPLVMLVAVGGMAALYFTSGATSRGPTMLLFPAMMAISALGSVAYGMRGTRRSAELNEDRRRYLRYLDALDDAVVRTARAQQHCLHWRHPDPSALWSLVGGPRTWERGPGDDDFGHARVGVGTLGLSTTLVAPRGGPADDADPVTANAVARLLAHRSTVEGLPIALDLTEHRHVSLRGDVDSARATVRAVLCQLATFHRPGDLRIVTVTSDATAWEWLKWLPHNGGWYRRLDAATRRGARHLVVVSDGGAVGAAVAGDGVTVVELVAGAAAVEILAGDRALECTPDGLALDEAIVCARRIASLGVHAVDSRRLVWADLLGIGDPAELDPVRTWQPRLGARRLRVPVGVAADGTTVELDLKEAAHGGMGPHGLCVGATGSGKSELLRTLALGLVATHSPDALNLALVDFKGGATFRGFEQMRHVAAVITNLADEAHLVARMRDALAGEMNRRQELLRAAGNFASITDYEHARTTGVALAPLPTLLIIVDEFSELLTQQPDLAELFVAIGRVGRSLGMHLLLASQRLDEGRLRGLESHLSYRIALKTFSAAESRAVLGTPDAYELPNRPGMAYLKTADGNLVGFRAAHVAAPATPSTARGGECDGAPALFTAAFGPVETTPAPATSRSLLDVVVDRLSAHGRRAHAIWSPPLTTSPDLGELLPVVPSADTLTVPIGVVDRPFKQRRDTLVVDLDGAGGNVAVVGGPRSGKSTALCTLALALAATRSPARVQVYGLDFGGGGLTGIRALPHVGSVADRFEADLAQRIVSRVHDVVRRRQARLRNGAKHFEADDDHGHVFLLIDGWATARREFEALEASVSELAGQGLSVGVHVVIAASRWADLRPALKDQLGTRIELRLGDPAESEMHRAKAKTLVGRPAGRGITQDGLELAIARPRLDVGDGDAPLATAGARLAERYGAVHAAPVRLLPARVDAAEIACGGASAAVLPLGVGDGDLQPVAVDFGDRPHLVVIGEPGCGKTSVLRTLCLAVARDAEIVVVDPRRALLGVLDDDGSTTRYAASGDAARAHVADLVAMLRSRLPGPRVTQRQLRDRSWWSGPDAWVVVDDYDLVADVASGNPLAALLELIPHATDLGLHVVIARRSGGAARAMFDPVLARLRDLGAMGLMMSARPDDGPLFGSLRPSPQPPGRGVLIRPGSPDRLVQVAWTDPP; from the coding sequence ATGACTGCGCCCCCGATGGACGTCGGCGACGTCGCGGTGGATGCGCCGCCCGACGTTCCGCGCGCCGCGCCTGCCAATCCGCTGGCGCGGCTGCTGCCGTTGGTCATGCTGGTCGCCGTTGGCGGGATGGCCGCGCTGTACTTCACGTCGGGGGCGACGTCACGCGGCCCGACGATGCTGTTGTTCCCGGCGATGATGGCCATCTCGGCCCTGGGGTCGGTGGCCTACGGCATGCGCGGGACCCGGCGGTCGGCCGAGTTGAACGAGGACCGGCGGCGCTACCTGCGCTACCTCGATGCGTTGGACGACGCGGTGGTGCGGACGGCGCGGGCGCAGCAGCACTGTCTGCACTGGCGCCACCCCGACCCGTCGGCGCTGTGGAGCCTGGTCGGCGGTCCACGGACCTGGGAGCGCGGACCCGGTGACGACGACTTCGGCCACGCCCGCGTCGGCGTGGGCACACTGGGTCTGTCCACCACGCTCGTCGCACCGCGCGGGGGACCGGCCGACGACGCCGACCCGGTCACCGCCAATGCCGTGGCGCGCCTGCTGGCCCACAGGTCGACGGTCGAGGGTCTGCCCATCGCACTCGATCTGACCGAGCACCGCCACGTCTCGCTGCGCGGTGACGTCGACTCGGCCCGCGCCACGGTCCGCGCGGTGCTGTGTCAGCTCGCGACGTTCCACCGTCCAGGGGACCTGCGAATAGTCACCGTCACCAGCGACGCAACGGCGTGGGAGTGGCTGAAGTGGTTGCCGCACAACGGTGGTTGGTACCGGCGGCTCGACGCTGCCACTCGGCGCGGCGCGCGACACTTAGTCGTCGTGTCCGACGGTGGCGCGGTCGGCGCCGCCGTGGCCGGTGACGGCGTCACCGTGGTGGAACTCGTTGCCGGAGCGGCGGCAGTAGAGATCCTGGCCGGGGACCGGGCCCTCGAGTGCACGCCCGATGGTCTCGCCCTGGACGAGGCGATCGTGTGTGCCCGCCGAATTGCCTCGCTCGGCGTCCACGCCGTGGACAGTCGCCGGCTGGTTTGGGCCGACCTGCTGGGCATCGGCGACCCAGCCGAGTTGGACCCGGTTCGTACCTGGCAGCCCCGCCTCGGCGCACGGCGGCTGCGGGTGCCGGTCGGCGTCGCCGCCGATGGCACGACGGTCGAGCTGGATCTGAAGGAGGCCGCACACGGGGGCATGGGCCCGCACGGATTGTGCGTCGGCGCAACGGGTTCTGGGAAGTCCGAACTGCTCAGGACGCTCGCCCTCGGTCTGGTCGCCACGCATTCACCCGATGCGCTCAACCTCGCGCTCGTCGACTTCAAGGGCGGCGCGACGTTCCGCGGCTTCGAGCAGATGCGTCACGTCGCGGCGGTCATCACCAATCTCGCCGACGAGGCGCACCTGGTGGCCCGGATGCGCGACGCACTGGCCGGCGAGATGAACCGGCGACAGGAACTGCTGCGCGCCGCAGGGAACTTCGCGAGCATCACCGACTACGAACACGCCCGCACCACGGGGGTGGCGCTGGCGCCGCTGCCGACGCTGCTGATCATCGTCGACGAATTCTCCGAACTGCTCACTCAACAGCCGGACCTGGCCGAACTGTTCGTCGCGATCGGGCGGGTGGGGCGTTCCCTCGGCATGCATCTGCTGCTGGCCAGCCAGCGCCTCGACGAGGGACGGTTGCGCGGGCTCGAGTCGCACCTGTCCTACCGCATCGCGCTCAAGACGTTCTCGGCGGCCGAGTCGCGAGCAGTCCTGGGCACGCCCGATGCGTACGAACTGCCGAACCGGCCGGGCATGGCGTACCTCAAGACCGCAGACGGCAACCTCGTCGGGTTCCGGGCCGCCCACGTCGCGGCGCCGGCCACGCCATCGACCGCACGCGGAGGCGAATGCGACGGAGCCCCAGCGCTGTTCACCGCGGCGTTCGGTCCCGTCGAGACGACGCCTGCTCCCGCGACGAGCCGCTCCCTGCTCGACGTCGTCGTCGACCGCCTGTCCGCACACGGGCGGCGCGCGCACGCCATCTGGTCGCCACCGCTGACGACCTCGCCCGATCTCGGCGAACTGCTACCCGTCGTGCCCTCGGCGGACACCCTCACCGTGCCCATCGGCGTGGTGGATCGGCCGTTCAAGCAGCGCCGCGACACCTTGGTCGTGGACCTCGACGGGGCGGGCGGCAACGTCGCGGTGGTCGGCGGGCCGCGGTCGGGCAAGTCGACGGCACTGTGCACGCTGGCACTCGCACTGGCCGCCACCCGGTCACCAGCCCGGGTGCAGGTCTACGGGCTGGACTTCGGTGGTGGCGGCCTCACCGGGATCCGCGCGCTGCCACACGTCGGATCGGTGGCCGATCGGTTCGAAGCCGACCTCGCGCAACGCATCGTGTCCCGGGTCCACGACGTGGTCCGGCGTCGGCAGGCCCGACTGCGCAACGGCGCCAAACACTTCGAGGCCGATGACGACCACGGACACGTGTTCTTACTGATCGACGGCTGGGCGACCGCGCGCCGCGAATTCGAGGCCCTTGAGGCATCGGTCTCCGAACTCGCCGGGCAGGGACTCTCCGTCGGCGTCCACGTCGTGATCGCGGCGTCGCGGTGGGCCGACCTGCGACCAGCGCTCAAGGACCAGCTCGGAACGCGCATCGAGCTACGCCTTGGGGACCCCGCCGAGTCGGAGATGCACCGCGCGAAGGCCAAGACGCTGGTCGGTCGGCCGGCAGGTCGCGGCATCACCCAGGACGGGCTCGAGCTGGCGATCGCTCGACCGCGGCTGGACGTCGGTGACGGCGACGCGCCGCTCGCCACGGCGGGTGCCCGCCTGGCCGAGCGGTACGGCGCGGTGCATGCGGCTCCGGTGCGCCTGCTCCCCGCGCGAGTCGATGCGGCCGAGATCGCCTGCGGCGGCGCATCTGCGGCGGTTCTACCCCTCGGCGTCGGTGACGGCGATCTGCAGCCGGTCGCGGTCGACTTCGGCGACCGGCCGCATCTGGTCGTGATCGGTGAACCAGGTTGCGGGAAAACCTCCGTGCTGCGAACGCTCTGTCTGGCGGTCGCGCGAGACGCCGAGATCGTGGTCGTCGATCCCCGGCGCGCTCTGCTCGGCGTCCTGGACGACGACGGCTCGACCACCCGCTACGCAGCGTCGGGGGATGCCGCGCGGGCGCACGTCGCGGACCTCGTCGCCATGCTCCGTTCGAGGCTGCCGGGACCGAGAGTCACGCAGCGGCAGTTGCGCGACCGGTCCTGGTGGTCGGGACCGGACGCCTGGGTGGTCGTCGACGACTACGACCTGGTGGCCGACGTCGCGTCGGGCAATCCATTGGCGGCTCTGCTCGAGTTGATCCCACACGCAACCGATCTCGGATTGCACGTCGTCATCGCTCGTCGGTCGGGCGGCGCGGCCCGCGCGATGTTCGACCCAGTGTTGGCACGGCTGCGAGACCTCGGCGCGATGGGCCTGATGATGAGCGCACGACCCGACGATGGTCCACTGTTCGGCTCACTGCGGCCCTCGCCGCAACCGCCGGGTCGCGGCGTCCTGATCCGACCGGGCAGTCCCGACCGACTGGTGCAAGTCGCGTGGACGGATCCGCCGTGA
- the eccD gene encoding type VII secretion integral membrane protein EccD, whose translation MSIHADDGDTTSEADLVLPTSSPVVAFLPDIVELAGRSATVDGRRWRLLRPSGTPVDEGLTFGDNGIRDGDVLLLVSESPRLPEDSPWDPAHAAVTANDRPSAAPVDVTAFGAAAIVIAVAASGWLGVVGSDRWFPVVVAAAAAVVATARAVTLRRDVMAAAAVAAWAGTGFLAVPAGPAAANVVLATVAAGTAAVVLSRWTERLSPILVACGVFSAILAVAAGAGTAWSMHASTVGAVTGVVALALLGASARIAAATSGLSADVAEDGAACRAHAILDGLTAGCASAVAVGAVVVAVASHDGAAAAFTGAVTVAMWLRSRAHADWPRRVALIVSGTCCAIASLAASVAAAPAVAPGYALVFVGLGFLANAVHAPGPAVRRVAAAAEYASLAAVIPLACWVGGLYAAARGWYAP comes from the coding sequence TTGTCCATCCACGCGGACGACGGCGACACCACCAGTGAGGCCGACCTGGTGCTGCCGACGTCGTCGCCCGTGGTCGCGTTCCTGCCCGACATCGTCGAGCTGGCCGGCCGGTCGGCAACGGTCGACGGGAGGCGGTGGCGGCTGCTGCGGCCGTCGGGTACGCCGGTCGACGAAGGATTGACCTTTGGTGACAACGGCATCCGCGACGGCGACGTCCTGCTGCTGGTGTCCGAGTCGCCCCGGTTGCCCGAGGACAGCCCGTGGGATCCGGCGCACGCGGCCGTCACGGCGAACGATCGCCCCTCGGCTGCTCCGGTGGACGTCACCGCGTTCGGCGCCGCCGCGATCGTCATCGCCGTTGCTGCGTCGGGCTGGCTCGGCGTGGTCGGCTCGGACCGGTGGTTTCCGGTGGTCGTGGCCGCAGCCGCGGCGGTCGTCGCGACGGCGCGGGCGGTGACGCTCCGGCGGGACGTCATGGCCGCAGCCGCCGTCGCCGCGTGGGCGGGGACCGGCTTCCTCGCCGTTCCCGCTGGCCCCGCAGCGGCCAACGTAGTGCTGGCGACGGTGGCGGCGGGCACTGCGGCCGTGGTGCTGTCGCGGTGGACCGAACGGCTCAGTCCGATTCTCGTTGCCTGCGGAGTGTTCTCGGCCATCCTCGCCGTGGCCGCCGGAGCCGGCACCGCCTGGTCGATGCACGCGTCCACGGTGGGTGCCGTCACGGGGGTCGTTGCGCTCGCGCTGCTGGGTGCGTCGGCGCGGATCGCCGCGGCGACGTCGGGCTTGAGTGCCGACGTCGCCGAGGACGGGGCAGCCTGCCGCGCGCACGCCATCCTCGACGGCCTGACCGCGGGATGCGCCTCTGCGGTGGCAGTGGGTGCGGTCGTGGTCGCCGTTGCGTCGCACGACGGTGCGGCCGCGGCGTTCACCGGGGCGGTGACGGTCGCCATGTGGCTGCGCTCCAGAGCGCATGCCGACTGGCCGCGACGGGTGGCACTGATTGTCTCCGGAACCTGCTGCGCCATAGCGTCTTTGGCAGCATCCGTCGCTGCCGCGCCGGCGGTGGCGCCCGGCTACGCGCTGGTGTTCGTCGGTCTGGGATTCCTCGCCAACGCGGTGCACGCGCCGGGACCTGCCGTGCGGCGTGTCGCCGCCGCGGCCGAGTACGCCTCCCTCGCAGCCGTGATCCCCTTGGCGTGCTGGGTGGGCGGCCTCTATGCGGCGGCGCGCGGCTGGTACGCGCCGTGA
- the mycP gene encoding type VII secretion-associated serine protease mycosin, whose translation MVRAVTRSAPAVALTTLLLTIGPASAAAVVPPPVDPTALPVAAAPAPPAPTERSAPCRSVDPGAGGAGRPQFPLASLRTLWRLADGAGQTVAVIDTGVARHRLLPRLLAGGDYVSNGDGTEDCDAHGTFVAGIIGAAPADDFAGITPAAAILTIRQSSAVFRRTGEATGGVGDVRTLAAAVRTAADAGATVINVSTVACASADLSIADEALGAALAYAVDVKNVVVVAAAGNTGGDGGCDGQNPTNGGTPDWDGVGVAASPSWYDDYVLTVGSVDRDGRPSAFTLAGPWVDVAAPGEDVVSLAPDGDGLTDVVPGASGEAPLSGTSYAAPVVAGVAALVRSRSPELTARQVMQRIEDTALRPSSGWNPLVGHGVVDALAAVSAGSAPPVPAQPVAVAGPAALPAPATGTRGVALAGAAVCIAVAAAAILLPRNRSARGSDRGVTRD comes from the coding sequence CTGGTACGCGCCGTGACGCGATCCGCACCAGCAGTGGCACTGACGACACTGCTGCTGACGATAGGACCCGCGAGCGCGGCTGCGGTGGTGCCGCCACCGGTCGACCCGACCGCCCTGCCCGTGGCTGCCGCGCCGGCCCCGCCCGCACCCACCGAACGAAGCGCACCCTGCCGATCGGTGGATCCCGGGGCAGGCGGGGCGGGTCGCCCGCAGTTTCCGCTGGCCTCACTGCGGACGCTGTGGCGCCTCGCCGACGGTGCCGGTCAGACGGTCGCCGTGATCGACACCGGCGTCGCCCGGCATCGCCTGCTGCCGAGACTGCTGGCGGGCGGTGACTACGTCTCGAACGGTGACGGCACCGAGGACTGCGACGCGCACGGCACCTTCGTCGCGGGCATCATCGGCGCCGCACCGGCCGACGACTTCGCCGGAATCACTCCCGCCGCAGCCATTCTCACCATCCGACAGTCCAGCGCGGTATTCCGACGCACCGGCGAGGCCACCGGCGGCGTCGGCGACGTGCGGACACTGGCCGCCGCCGTGCGCACGGCCGCGGACGCCGGCGCCACGGTCATCAACGTGTCGACCGTCGCGTGCGCGTCGGCGGACCTGTCCATCGCCGACGAGGCACTCGGCGCAGCGCTGGCCTACGCCGTCGACGTCAAGAACGTCGTGGTCGTCGCCGCTGCCGGGAACACCGGCGGGGACGGCGGGTGCGACGGGCAGAACCCGACGAACGGCGGGACGCCGGACTGGGACGGCGTCGGCGTCGCGGCCAGCCCGTCGTGGTACGACGACTACGTCCTCACCGTCGGGTCCGTCGACCGCGACGGGCGCCCGTCGGCGTTCACCCTCGCCGGGCCCTGGGTGGACGTCGCCGCACCCGGCGAAGACGTCGTGTCACTGGCCCCGGACGGGGACGGGCTGACCGACGTCGTGCCCGGCGCGTCCGGTGAGGCACCCTTGTCCGGAACGAGTTACGCCGCGCCCGTCGTAGCGGGCGTCGCCGCACTCGTACGGTCCCGCTCACCGGAACTCACGGCCCGGCAGGTGATGCAACGCATCGAGGACACCGCACTGCGGCCGTCGTCCGGGTGGAACCCGCTGGTGGGCCACGGCGTCGTCGACGCCCTCGCCGCGGTGAGCGCGGGGTCCGCGCCACCCGTGCCCGCACAGCCCGTCGCGGTGGCAGGCCCGGCGGCCCTGCCGGCCCCGGCCACGGGCACCCGCGGCGTGGCACTCGCGGGCGCCGCCGTGTGCATCGCGGTCGCGGCCGCGGCGATCCTGTTGCCGCGCAACCGGTCAGCGCGGGGTAGCGATCGGGGCGTCACGCGCGACTGA
- the eccB gene encoding type VII secretion protein EccB: MAGHTSSWMQLSAQRFRVRRLEHALVCRDVAMHDDPLRSQSLAFVAGAVLAVIVVAACVVVAVVRPHGTVGSARIVLVRESGALYVLIGETWHPAVNLASARLITRSADEPRVVGERALDGVRRGPVVGIPGAPDPLGVPQAWDVWTVCDGVDTVVAAGSGSSPADHFDPDRTVLVTPRGEGPALTYLLYEGRRARVDLRETAVVRALRLDHVVPQPVSRALLDTVPEVAPITVPRIDGAGQAGPGAVGEPVGSVVRVLGAAGAEHYVVLADGMQRVGEVAADVIRFARAESTAVAITVAPAAVAATALVDRLPVADFPARARPVVGASSELVCARWRAGTADAPSTTTVLVGAALPADADTVALAQADGAEPRVDRVRLPRGRSSYVASSPILGPGGNTGPRHLVTDAGVVFGVRDDAAATALGLPSAPVGAPWPVLAWLPRGPELAIEDASVARDAPIATPR, encoded by the coding sequence ATGGCCGGTCACACGTCGTCGTGGATGCAGTTGAGCGCACAACGATTCCGCGTGCGCCGCCTGGAACACGCACTGGTGTGCAGAGACGTTGCGATGCACGACGATCCACTGCGGTCGCAATCCCTGGCCTTCGTCGCGGGAGCGGTGCTGGCGGTGATCGTCGTCGCGGCGTGCGTCGTCGTGGCCGTCGTCCGACCGCACGGCACGGTGGGGTCGGCTCGGATCGTGCTGGTGCGCGAATCCGGCGCGCTCTACGTGCTCATCGGCGAGACGTGGCATCCCGCTGTGAATCTCGCGTCGGCGCGGCTCATCACGCGCAGCGCCGACGAACCCAGGGTGGTGGGGGAGCGTGCGCTCGACGGCGTCCGGCGGGGCCCGGTGGTCGGAATCCCCGGTGCGCCCGATCCGCTCGGTGTGCCGCAGGCCTGGGACGTCTGGACTGTGTGCGATGGCGTCGACACCGTCGTCGCCGCGGGTTCGGGTTCGTCGCCAGCCGACCACTTCGACCCGGATCGCACCGTACTCGTCACGCCCCGTGGCGAAGGGCCGGCGCTGACGTACCTGCTCTACGAGGGGCGCCGCGCGAGGGTCGACCTGCGGGAGACCGCCGTCGTGCGCGCGCTGCGGCTCGATCACGTTGTGCCGCAGCCAGTATCGCGAGCCCTGCTCGACACCGTCCCGGAGGTGGCGCCAATCACCGTGCCCCGGATCGATGGGGCGGGGCAGGCGGGACCGGGCGCCGTCGGCGAGCCGGTCGGCTCGGTCGTGCGGGTGCTGGGAGCAGCAGGGGCCGAACACTACGTGGTACTGGCCGACGGCATGCAACGCGTCGGCGAGGTCGCAGCCGACGTCATCCGCTTCGCCCGTGCCGAGTCCACCGCCGTGGCAATCACGGTGGCGCCGGCCGCCGTCGCCGCCACCGCGCTGGTCGACCGGCTGCCCGTGGCGGACTTCCCCGCTCGTGCCCGTCCGGTGGTCGGTGCATCGAGTGAACTCGTCTGTGCCCGGTGGCGCGCCGGCACCGCGGACGCACCCTCGACGACGACCGTCCTCGTCGGCGCGGCACTGCCCGCAGACGCCGACACCGTCGCGCTCGCGCAGGCCGACGGCGCAGAGCCGCGGGTCGACCGGGTTCGGCTGCCGCGCGGCCGCAGCTCATACGTGGCATCGTCGCCGATTCTCGGGCCGGGTGGCAACACCGGACCACGGCACCTCGTCACCGACGCCGGCGTGGTGTTCGGCGTGCGCGATGACGCCGCAGCGACAGCGCTCGGGTTGCCCAGCGCGCCGGTGGGTGCGCCGTGGCCGGTGTTGGCGTGGTTGCCCCGTGGACCGGAACTCGCCATCGAGGACGCGTCAGTCGCGCGTGACGCCCCGATCGCTACCCCGCGCTGA